TCCAATATTCATCGTTAAACGAATAAAGCCCTTTTGGAAATACGTAATCGTTTATCCTTGAATGCCATGAATTGAATAATTAAGGGTTGTATAAAATGGTTCTCACTTTTGCAAAATATAGTTAAGGGGAGGTGTTCCTTGTGAACCCAATTTTTGAAATTAACCAACATGATTTAGTTAATGCTTGGCAAGCTAAACTTCCACTTATGTTAGACCCATCCGACAAGGCTGAAGTAAGAGCCGATGAGGCCAACGAAAACAGCATCAGAATCCATATTGATACCGCCGGAAGACAAATGTACTCTTTTGACTTCGAATGCGCTTATATGGACGCTAGAGAGGTTCGTGTGGATCTAGTCGATGTTGAGCGGGATGGACGTGCAGTGCAAGAGTATACAGAGGTCATTCAAGATTTAGCAGGCGGATACAAACGTCATTTACACGAGTGTGCACAATCGTTACATGAAGTGACCAATCCTACTTAGGATGCTCGAATCTTTGCAGTTCGTTCAACGTATTCAAATATACAAATGAGGTAGGTGATCATGGTGAGTAAACCGAAGACAATTCCTGCACCTGGAGCACAAGAAACAGAGCGTCATCATCGAAAGGAAGATGATTCTCAGGCCATTCAAGAACCACTCTCAGGATCTAAGAAAGTTAAGCAACGTAATCATGTGGGGCATTTAAACAAACAGGGTTAAAACTTTATTAATTAATGGCCGTGAAAGAGA
The nucleotide sequence above comes from Paenibacillus sp. IHBB 10380. Encoded proteins:
- a CDS encoding small acid-soluble spore protein P; translation: MSKPKTIPAPGAQETERHHRKEDDSQAIQEPLSGSKKVKQRNHVGHLNKQG